The region AGATAAAAAAGGTGAGCGTATTCGTCATATAGTGGCTAGAGCCGAACAATACGGCATCTTTGCCCCAGAAATGCATTTCGGTGCTATTATCGCTATAGCTAATTTAGTGGATTGTCTTAGGGTAGTCGGAAAGGTATCCCTCAAAATCGGAAATGAAAAAAGAGTAGCAGCTGTTTTAGAAAATGGCATAAAGGTTACGGGGATTGAACTGGAACTTGGTGATTTCACTATTGGACGTTATGCATGGATACTATCCAACGTGCAATCAATAGACCCAATACCAGCTAGAGGGCAGCAGAGGATTTGGAATTGGGCGGGTGCTACAGATAGGGGAAGAGTGATGGATAGTAATATTGAGTACTGGTGCAAGCATTACGACAAGCCATGTGATGAAGTAGACACTAGTGTTGATTCTGATATATGCGAAAAGTGTAATGATGAAATTAGAGTGCCTTATGATGAGGAGGGAGAATGATGGATGCTAAGATGCGTAATAGGGTACAGTTGTTGATTAATGATAATATTGATGATCAATTCATTATGAAAATGACTGGAATTAATCTTCAAGATATTCTTATAGCATTTAGACAGCAAGAAAAATACGCTGAGTTAGGGCGGTTGGCGGTAAAAGTGAATATTTGTAATGAACTATTTAATTACGGTTCTACTAATTGTTTAACTCATGGATGTTGTAAGAATGAATATGATTTTTGCCAAAAACGATCAGAATTACTGGCGGAGGTAAGCCATGAAAGATAAAACCAAGATAATCATATTAGGTAAAATACATAGTTGCATCACTTGGATTAATTATCGCTTTATAAGTGTTTCGTGTACCTTGCTGTCTATCAATAAAAAGATAACCAGCAAGATACAGGTTATCCATGACAGGAGAATAGTGGGATAATGCGCGAGAAGAAAAAAGAACTTGAAAGGATGGCAAAGCTAGGACAAGCCACAGAAAAAGGACTAAAAGTAATTCTAGAAAGTATACCATGCAAAGGAATCTATCGTTCTAGCCCGTGTAAAGAAAAAAATACCTATACACTTGGATGTGCGTTAAGGTATTTCTGTGAATTAAAGGCAAAAGAATAGGAGGCGGCTATACATGATAAGTAATCCATATCCTTCAAAGGGAACTGCTAAGAGTGGAGCAAAGGTATATGCAGCAAATAAAGGATTAACTAAATTTATTTTAATAGTTGACCCAGAGAAGAAATGGTACTTATTCTCTGATGAAGATAAAGCACCAGAAGCAAAAATGATCGTGTTTGGAAGATTCCAACTCATAAAAGGTAAATGGCGTGATAAAACACCTTTAGGTAAGGTTGCATGTAGCGGTGGGAGAGTAGTAATAACCGAAAACCTAATTGCAATAAGGAGAGAGTGTCATGAAAAATGTATCCATCCTAAATCTTAAAGGTGGAGTAGCTAAAACCATAACAGCTATTAACATGGCCCATATACTAGCAATAATCCACGGTAAGCGGGTCTTGCTAATAGATAATGATAAGCAAGGAAATTCATCGAAGTTTTTCAACTTACATAATTACGAAATGCCAGGGATAGCCGAATTGCTAACAGTAAGGAATACCAAGATACGTGAGGTTATACAACATACCCAATACGCTAATCTAGATTTAATTAGTGCAAATATGAACCTTGTAAATGCTAATTTACAAATTATCATGGACGTATCAAGGCAACAGCAAACCATCTTAAAAAAAGCTTTACAACAAATCGAATCAGAATATGATTACTGCATTATAGATAATGCACCAGATATTAATATCAGTGTAATAAATAGCCTAGTCGCTGCCAATGAAGTAATAGTGCCAATAAAAATAGATCAGTTTTCGTTTGACGGACTAAAAGAACTAACAGAGCAGTTTGAAGCAATCAAAGAATTAAACCCAACATTAAACTTCAAGGGATGCCTAGTTACACAATTTACAAAAAATGATGTAAATGTTCAAGGCGAAGACCACTTAAACAACCAAGCAAACTATCCTATCTTTGCTACTCATATCAGAAGAACAGAGAAAGTAG is a window of Pelosinus sp. IPA-1 DNA encoding:
- a CDS encoding ASCH domain-containing protein, translated to MKAITILQPWAGFIPAGAKAIETRSWETKYRGPIAIHAAKDQDKKGERIRHIVARAEQYGIFAPEMHFGAIIAIANLVDCLRVVGKVSLKIGNEKRVAAVLENGIKVTGIELELGDFTIGRYAWILSNVQSIDPIPARGQQRIWNWAGATDRGRVMDSNIEYWCKHYDKPCDEVDTSVDSDICEKCNDEIRVPYDEEGE
- a CDS encoding ParA family protein translates to MKNVSILNLKGGVAKTITAINMAHILAIIHGKRVLLIDNDKQGNSSKFFNLHNYEMPGIAELLTVRNTKIREVIQHTQYANLDLISANMNLVNANLQIIMDVSRQQQTILKKALQQIESEYDYCIIDNAPDINISVINSLVAANEVIVPIKIDQFSFDGLKELTEQFEAIKELNPTLNFKGCLVTQFTKNDVNVQGEDHLNNQANYPIFATHIRRTEKVDESTFSRQPIIEYSQRCGAAKDYMNFVKEYLGE